The Euwallacea similis isolate ESF13 chromosome 18, ESF131.1, whole genome shotgun sequence sequence TCTATCGAGGCGTTTAACATTGCGATTGGATTCAGATTATCTTCGCCTGAAAAAcagatttattaaatcattttaagGGCTTGTGTACCTACTTacctaaaaatgttaaatgtctGGAACCGGCCTCAAAAAGGGCGCAACTAGGGCCAAAGTTCTTGCCGGACATTAGTCCTGCACCTCCAACAAGGCCGCAAGCAATGTTGGACAAAATATTGCCATATAAGTTGGGAGTTACTATTACGTCAAATTGGGTGGGGTTCTGAACCATTTGCATGGTGGCGTTGTCCACTATCATGTCGGTTACCAGGAGGTTTGGATAGGATCTGGACACctcttttattactttcatgAATAAGCCGTCTGAGAGCTTCCTAGAAAGATTAAAATTAGAGAGAAAATTAGGAATTTGGGAACAGAATGTTATTAGAAACtatttgttctttattttgagATTGTTTTATCACTCAGATAAAATATcattcgccatattttcaagaaactgaATATAATTTCTTGACAGTTTGGTGGAGGATAAGTTAGCCTCTGACCaatcatgaaaataaatgaatttgtaCATGAAATGTAGCATATAGAACTACGAGACAAGGTTTGATGAAAGTGAAAACAAGTCGAAACACGCTTTTTTCAAAGGAAGAACCATCAAAGAATCGAAAAGCTACACCACTCACATTATATTAGCCTTATGCACAATTGTGACCTTCTTCCTCCCCTTCTGCAAAGCAAAGTTGAAACACCAATCCGCAAACCTCCATGTATTCTCCTCGGTGATAATTTTCAAGCTCTCCACCACCCCAGGTTTGACCGAATGCTCCAGCATCGCATACTCTCCTTTAAAGCCCCAAATATTCTTCCGAACTTTACACATTATAACCGCAAATACCTTCGGTATTCTGCCTGCAAATGTAGACATCCATGTTAGAGTATTTGCACTTGATATGGGGGTAGCTTTTCGCGTGCACCACGCAGACGTACAAGTCCAGGTCTTGCCTCAGAGCGACGTTGTTGATGCTGAGATTGGGACTTATGATGTTGCCCTGCATTAGGAGTTAACGTTAAGGAATTTTCTAAAGAACTGCAAGCAGAACCTTGATTCCCACTCCAGTTCTGTGCATGGACAGGAGGGCCAGTCGCCCAAACTCCACGGTTTCGGCTTCGGTTTCGTTACCCTTATACGGGATTTCTTCGAAATATACCGGAACACGAGCCTCCTTGAAGACGTCTTTAACGTACGATGTCAGTTTAGGGCCCGGGTCTGCTCCTAACTAACGATTTTCGCATTTGCCGTAGATTTTCTTCTGCAACTTACCAGGCAGCATTGTCACCATGTACCTGCCCCCATATTTTACTGGTTTCCTCAAGTTACCCCTATCAATAAACCGGTTCTTGGTGATGATTTTGCCCTCGAACGTGTCTGCAGGTAGCACTGCGTGGTGAGACTTGGCCGCGTAAGTCCTGCAGCCGATTCGGAGAATCCTGGTGGCTGCCTTCAAGACCATTTTCTAGCTCGTCAGAAGTGACCTCGGTTATGCTATCATACTGTTGATAGTTCTGTCTAATATGGATCACTTGTTActcaaaacaaatttcaatatatttcgCTGAGAAAGTACTTTATGTGTTATGTACAAACGAGCTTATCAGTGCGTAAGCGGGCTTATCAGCGGGCTTGATGATCTCCTACAGGGGGGCCAATGAAACGCCCATGAAGCAGTCCAGACAAATTgacaatttatttcttttaaaaaataggtttAACAGCGGGTTAACAACTAATGTCTGTCTGATTGTTACTGGTTTCGTTCCTCTACATACGTCAGGTGACTGATAAATTGTCGAATTTGTTGCTAACAAACAgattaatataaaaacaattaactAGTCTGTTTAAAAGGTATCCCTGATTTTTCTTACGCATATTATTAACAACAATAGTTTAACATTAGCAAAAGTGAACctaaaaatgtacaaattatCAAATATCTTGGAACAAAGTTAGTTTACGTAGCACCTATTCCGCTATTTACAAGACGCAACTTGCGCTACTCAGAACTTTGAGTAACCCAAGTCAATTAAGTCATATACTTACACTCAATATTTCCTACGGCTTACGCAATATACAGTACTACCAAAGTggattgaaataaattattttattactgtttgggtaatttctaatttacgcTAAATACCATGTCATTGCTTAAACGTTAACAGTGCTTCGCAATATGCAGTGAAGGCAGACATTGATATTATTTAGATTGTTAACTATGACTTATTGCTAGAAATCAATGCGGTAAGAGATGTTCTATACTTGCTCATTGTGTATATGTCCATGTATTGAAATGAATGCGGAAAATGCGCTTTCCTGCGGTCCGCGACGCACGAGGAAAGTGTTATGCTAACATGGCttgtttaacaataaaatctCTCTTCGAGCTGTTAGTTTGGttaaagaattaagaaaattattgtaactttATAGATATTATTATGAGATGTCTATAAACAATTTCgctaattaagaaaaatatagaacTTTGATAGCCGAGTGAATGCATAAGAGATTTCAGGTGGAGAGATCTCCTGTTATTTTGCTCCTCAATTTTTAAGTGTGCCGGATGCCCCATGTTCGATTCTCaacatggggatctcggaagcCGTAGGAGGTACAGAGCtggttaaatggaggcaaagttgtATCTTTATGAGAGGAGTGCTTGGCCTTTTTTATTGGTTAAATACTCGGATTACTTCCGGAGGTACCcggaaaaaactgaaaactgccattttctttttatttttttctgccttaaattacaaaaaaaaaacatgaaaatggaGAACGCTTTCTTAAGGCACCTTTTCCCGCGCTATAACATGAAAACAGCTTTTCGGAAATACGATGTTTCGGTTTTCCTacaccatcatcaactttttttttaaatagagacctgattgtttttttacgaattctgctagtcattaataattgaaaaacaaccATGTGTCGCACTTGTCGATTGACGACGTCTAGATCAAAAATATCCATTGtcaagattttgaaaatacattttaaacattctgaTTGTTGATTCAGGTCTGGACTGTGAGCAGGCCAATGAACAGCACCACTGTTACTCATCtacttattataaaatattcggtttcacaataataatgtaaataaaatagacaaGTAGACCGCGTCTGTGACATCAATCGCAATCCGTCTATGCCTGTCATGTGATCAATATCTGATATTTATGAGCTATTCATTTTGAGATAGGCGTTTCCAATTTCTACTATGAAAGCGGAGTAAGTAGAATGCACTTACGcaaaatgggaaaatattgtttttcctaacaattaatatttttgatctaGACGTCGCAAATCGGCAAGTGTGACAcaattgtttttcaattagCAATAATTAGCCGAATTCGTAAAGAACGGTGAGTTCcctatttcagaaaaaaaaaagatgatgatgatggtatttaaaaatcgaaacgtcgtatctccgaaaaactattttcatgtTGAAGCGCAGAAAAATGAGCCTTAAGGAAGCGTTCTccattttaatgtttctatGTAATTTAAGgcaagaaaaaatcaaatagcaatttttgattttttccggatatctctggaagtaataaaaattctttttaaattaaaaaagcaaagtATTCCTCTCATAAAGACAGAAATTTGCCTCTATTTAACCGACTCTGTATCCCCTACGGTTTCGGAGATTCCCCATGTTGAGAGTCGAATATGAGACATCCTGTACAGGGTGAACGGGATTGTTACTGAACAGCAGCAAGCTTGCTCGTCAAGTACATTGCTTGAGTACGAAGACCCGACACCGTATACCAATTTTATGGAAGCGGAAAGTAATATGAGAAGTTTAAACTATAGGTCTTCAGTAGGGTTGGATAACTTTCATTTCGACCTGAAAAAGTTCATTTCTAAAATGTCGGGCTACAACGtcattattgatatttttcccaGAAACATACTCAAATTGCGACAAAACTatattaatatcatttttcgacataaattttgttaaagacattttttcttatgtgtTATCGTCTAAAAGTTATAAGCAAAAGCGTCTTCGGAATTatagcaaaaatatttaattttacaacaaggattaaataaacgataataatttaaataacactaaataataaaaagaaacaaaacaaatgttatatttcatttcacattttttcaatataactTCCTCTTTTTGCCACGCACATTTGAAGTCTTTGTCTAACTTCCGTCtcagtttttcttaaaactttTAGCGTCAACTCATTACAGGCAGTTATTATTTGCTCTTTTAAGAGTTCCAAATTTCTTAAAGGGCTTTTATAAACGTTATGTTTAAAAAGTCCCTACAAGAAAAAGTCCATGAGAATTAAATCAGGAGATTGTCTGGCCCCTGTACAGGCCCGTTGATGCCAATCTAATATCGTCTGAACGTGTTATTTATCTCTTACTACACAATACGAGGTCTAACAAACTAGATATGTATAAGAATAAATCAAGCCTAGTGTGATATTTCTGGACATATTTTGCGATAATTCCTAAAAGGTTTTGTCTATAACTTTTAGGCGATAAGAAcaaatttctttaacaaaagttgtagggAAAATAGgatcaatataattttgtcagaATTTGGGcatatttttgggaaaaatatcattgatgACGTCATAGCCCgacattttagaaataaacttttttaggTCGAAACGGAAGTCGTCCAACCCCACTGAAGACCcataacttcaatttttcatatcACTCTccatttccataaaattgGATATAGGGTCGTCGAGTTGGACAAGCCTCGTGCATGGCGGACGAGCTTTGCTGTTGTTCAGAAGCGAGCTTATTATcgagagaaaaattcaacTAAAGTCCCAAAAAGTCGCTATTCTGTGCGCATACTGGTATATGCGCACAGAACAGCGGTTGGTTATGGGAGTGGTTCCTCATAACCAAACCTGTTAAACTCTACAAGAAGTATTATAGTGGCCAGAAATGCGCGAATGCAGTAGGGATGTAAATTCAATAATGATTCTTACTTGCGTATAATAATGTACTTAGGTAGTTTTGGCACGGCCATATTAATAGGTGTCTAACTTCCCCATAATAATTGTATAAAACGAATATCATATAATATAGCTAAAATAGTgtatttacaaatttctttatattgTGACTAAGTGCCTCTCTCCCTCTAGATGTCGCAGGATGTGTCACCGATTGTCGTACTTTAAACCCTTTGGATCTGTTTAAAGTACGACATTGTATAATATGCACAACCATGGTTTGCTTGCGAACTAACGACGAAAGCTGTAcacaacaattattataacaaTTAACAAGTTTTTCCGATGATTGATGTTCTTTGGTACAAATGGTTCGAATGCATATTATATTTACGTTGAAAATGGCTGAATAACTCACTACATATTTAGAGATTGCTTCTACATTTGGAGATAAATTCACTGTCTTTTCTTTGATATAATATTTGGTTGATTTTGGGCGCGAATTGTCTGGCGTTATCCCCTGGTCGCCGGCAACGAGCGCCTTCGATGGGAAATATCCCATCGACTCCAGGTTTCAGCAACTGCCGGTAAATTATCAGGTCCTGAAATAATCATGTCTAATCTTTCATCCATTCTCCTCGAATGTCCACTTTTGTGCCTCTTGATGCTGTCTTCCTTGAATTCTTCCTGTTCCAACTCCTTTCGCGTCTAGATGGTCCATGATATCCTTCTCTTCTTGTTAGATTTCTGACTTGCTTCTCACCATCGCCTTCCCTAGGTACCAATTAACTAATATTTTCCCTTCGCTTTGTATGGGCCGCAGAACGCCGCAAAACCCATAGCTCTAGCTTTCCTTGTGTTACATCCTTACCAACTTCCCTCATGTTACGCTTGCAGCAATTATTTCCTTcctttttccagtttttcgaactttaaataactttactgacctgataaaaaaaattaacccgAACTTCTGACTGAGAACCTTGCGGTAACCTTAAGAAACCCGAATTGAGGGCGCATCTGCGACCTTCCATTGCAGGACGTCTCTGTAGCCTTGCTCTGGAACTGGACCATGCGTTGCGACGTAGCCTTGCTCTGGACTTCAATTCTCTGAATTGCCGACTGAAAATCGTTCCTTCAATCTTGGGGAACCTCTGATAAGCTAATGGTAGCGTCCACTACGAAGTCCGCCCCAACATTGCCCGCAATCAACCTCTTTCTCTTGCCAACTTGGCTGGTTTGATATGGTCAAATGCACAAGCAACCCGACTCACTCTACCACaactatttt is a genomic window containing:
- the LOC136414674 gene encoding isocitrate dehydrogenase [NAD] subunit gamma, mitochondrial-like, which codes for MVLKAATRILRIGCRTYAAKSHHAVLPADTFEGKIITKNRFIDRGNLRKPVKYGGRYMVTMLPGADPGPKLTSYVKDVFKEARVPVYFEEIPYKGNETEAETVEFGRLALLSMHRTGVGIKGNIISPNLSINNVALRQDLDLYVCVVHAKSYPHIKCKYSNMDVYICRQNTEGEYAMLEHSVKPGVVESLKIITEENTWRFADWCFNFALQKGRKKVTIVHKANIMKLSDGLFMKVIKEVSRSYPNLLVTDMIVDNATMQMVQNPTQFDVIVTPNLYGNILSNIACGLVGGAGLMSGKNFGPSCALFEAGSRHLTFLGEDNLNPIAMLNASIDLLYYLEEDEYAELIDKAITKTLSEDKVQTHDIGGSNSSDEVVESIKSNIREILKTSHVKSF